In a single window of the Rhopalosiphum padi isolate XX-2018 chromosome 1, ASM2088224v1, whole genome shotgun sequence genome:
- the LOC132916982 gene encoding uncharacterized protein LOC132916982: MYMKSVAAIMLAYIHLYHCTMVDNSRINVKPTVDRVVEVIQSVSGIGGQSNTAESNSGYENPVVKPATTVPQSELLITTAEPDTTASEPNQPSETYEQNSCSCLCSISDFCQG, encoded by the exons atgtatatgaaatcAGTTGCAGCTATTATGCTAGCTTACATCCATCTTTATCATT GCACCATGGTTGACAATAGTAGGATCAACGTCAAACCAACTGTTGACAGAGTTGTGGAAGTTATACAGTCCGTTTCCGGTATCGGTGGGCAATCTAATACCGCGGAGTCAAACTCTGGGTACGAGAATCCGGTAGTGAAACCTGCAACGACGGTACCACAATcagaattattaataaccacCGCAGAACCAGATACTACGGCTAGTGAGCCAAATCAGCCATCGGAGACATATGAACAAAACTCGTGTAGCTGTTTGTGTAGTATTAGTGACTTTTGTCAAGGTTGA
- the LOC132916980 gene encoding uncharacterized protein LOC132916980 isoform X1, whose product MSKFILVMTFVYAVLCSMQKNAFHHVDAAPSITRDDLTAVLPGSLTELFDSEAFERIWRKAAADQMVKRFGDGAGRDGGATTRNMIGDYMVTDEFHQAVCKAGGQGMSSMGGMMGNAPPPWSYMGTFIGSDKFQHGTCDMMSQGLIQFGEGMNGWFRSADADATAAALDPLRAVDAFFRSEHYDNAREKLRDMFSDVRF is encoded by the exons ATGTCGAAATTCATACTGGTTATGACATTCGTTTACGCAGTACTGTGTAGTAtgcaaaaaa atGCTTTCCATCATGTGGATGCCGCTCCATCAATCACACGCGACGATTTAACTGCT GTGTTGCCCGGTTCGCTGACCGAGCTGTTTGACTCGGAAGCGTTCGAACGGATCTGGCGGAAGGCGGCCGCCGATCAGATGGTCAAGCGGTTTGGGGACGGCGCCGGACGTGACGGCGGCGCTACGACGCGCAACATGATCGGCGACTACATGGTGACGGACGAGTTCCACCAAGCCGTGTGCAAGGCCGGCGGCCAGGGCATGTCGTCCATGGGCGGCATGATGGGCAACGCGCCGCCCCCGTGGTCGTACATGGGCACGTTCATCGGTTCCGACAAGTTCCAGCACGGTACGTGCGACATGATGTCGCAGGGACTGATCCAGTTCGGCGAGGGTATGAACGGATGGTTCCGGTCGGCCGACGCTGACGCCACCGCGGCGGCCCTGGACCCGCTGCGGGCGGTCGACGCGTTCTTCCGGTCCGAGCACTACGACAACGCCCGGGAAAAGCTGCGCGACATGTTCTCGGACGTCCGGTTCTAA
- the LOC132916976 gene encoding serine proteinase stubble-like isoform X2, producing the protein MSLPICVLLSFAWMLLVSSSLAAHPPSPCPDTFSYEGSEPENNRWYGEISLRTDESLVGIRLDVELDRQADLMSWMGEITTNDNMKFTVLNLNQKLKPGPPVLSRIMVKFNRSTGSPKLRFIRLNGRKICPEDSSYSSGYEEETRPSQRPPQSTRRPDPEFGANPDKYPISSGNTNHQDKDQYPVNGVNNNHRDKENPIRPGSEYSPQDGRPTTTEGTYTTRKTNRGTTTTTTTVPRNPYELQGNGNGNGNGNNRPNTVTLQASSTDPNSEINGVINGLLQNQNSRNKTVIITVIDENHNNRPNVGTGGGRPEISDSGSTTRPNVGNNRPTAQQTNQKPNGNQQINGSGSSGSYTGSVNSLSSRGPSCGEVKMAVPLVTAGQSTYRGQWPWHVALYLIEGINLSYHCGGSLVSKNKIITAAHCVTHKLNDAVLNSTKIVVYLGKYHQLQYSDELGVQIKQVVQIKVFPSYNSSSYFGDIAILTLSSDAEFTSYVTPVCLWEKRSDSLDDIVDKDGTVVGWGFDENNTPTEELKMAKMPVVSQETCLWSYPQFYSEFTSDRTFCAGFRNGTSVCNGDSGGGMVFLENHRWYLRGIVSLTVAKDGLRVCDTKHYVVFTDVAKYLDFVWKNLQ; encoded by the exons ATG TCTTTACCGATATGTGTACTATTGTCGTTTGCATGGATGCTGTTGGTGAGTTCGTCTTTGGCTGCCCATCCACCGTCACCTTGCCCGGACACATTCTCTTATGAAGGATCGGAACCGGAAAACAACAGGTGGTATGGCGAGATATCATTGCGGACTGACGAGAGTCTTGTCGGCATCCGACTGGACGTTGAACTGGACCGACAAGCAGATTTAATG TCATGGATGGGAGAGATAACGACAAACGACAATATGAAATTCACTGTATTGAACTTAAACCAAAAACTGAAGCCCGGACCCCCTGTGTTGTCTAGGATCATGGTTAAGTTCAACCGGTCGACAGGAAGTCCAAAATTGCGGTTCATCCGACTTAACGGCCGTAAAATCTGCCCTGAAGATTCCA GTTACAGTTCCGGGTACGAAGAGGAAACCCGACCCTCACAAAGGCCACCACAGAGTACCAGAAGACCTGATCCCGAGTTTGGTGCCAATCCAGATAAATATCCGATAAGCAGTGGTAATACCAATCATCAAGACAAGGACCAGTATCCGGTTAACGGCGTCAACAATAACCACCGTGACAAAGAAAATCCTATCAGACCAGGATCGGAATATTCGCCACAGGATGGCCGTCCGACGACCACCGAAGGAACTTACACGACTCGGAAGACAAACAGGGGAACGACAACTACAACAACGACGGTGCCCCGAAATCCCTATGAACTGCAGGGCAACGGAAATGGAAACGGCAACGGCAACAATAGACCGAACACGGTAACGTTGCAGGCCAGCAGCACCGACCCGAACAGTGAAATAAACGGTGTCATCAACGGGCTGCTGCAGAACCAGAACAGTAGAAACAAGACCGTCATCATAACCGTCATCGACGAGAACCACAATAACCGACCAAATGTTGGTACCGGTGGTGGTCGACCGGAAATTTCGGACAGTGGAAGTACGACTAGGCCGAATGTAGGAAATAACAGACCAACCGCTCAGCAGACCAACCAAAAGCCCAACGGAAACCAACAGATCAACGGTAGCGGAAGCAGTGGATCTTATACAGG CTCTGTCAACTCGCTTTCGTCTAGAGGTCCCTCGTGCGGCGAAGTCAAGATGGCCGTGCCGCTGGTGACCGCTGGACAGTCCACGTACAGGGGACAATGGCCCTGGCACGTGGCGCTTTATTTGATCGAAGGCATAAACTTGAGCTACCATTGCGGCGGGTCGCTCGTGTCCAAGAATAAAATCATTACGG CGGCTCATTGCGTAACACACAAACTAAATGACGCAGTCCTTAATTCAACCAAAATAGTCGTCTACCTCGGAAAATACCATCAGCTTCAGTACAGTGACGAGCTGGGCGTCCAGATCAAACAG GTCGTCCAGATAAAGGTATTCCCGTCTTACAACAGCAGCTCATACTTCGGAGACATAGCTATATTGACGCTGTCCTCGGACGCCGAATTCACAAGCTACGTGACCCCTGTGTGCCTTTGGGAAAAGAGGTCTGACAGTTTGGACGACATCGTTGACAAAGACGGAacg GTCGTCGGTTGGGGCTTTGACGAAAACAACACACCGACCGAAGAACTGAAAATGGCCAAGATGCCGGTTGTATCACAGGAAACGTGCCTCTGGAGCTACCCGCAATTTTATTCAGAATTTACTTCCGATAGAACGTTTTGCGCCGGCTTCAGAAATG GGACAAGCGTATGCAACGGAGACAGTGGCGGTGGCATGGTATTCTTGGAGAACCATAGGTGGTACCTAAGAGGTATCGTGTCCCTGACGGTGGCCAAAGACGGACTGCGGGTATGCGACACTAAACATTACGTGGTGTTCACGGACGTGGCCAAGTACTTGGATTTCGTCTGGAAGAATTTACAATGA
- the LOC132916980 gene encoding uncharacterized protein LOC132916980 isoform X3, whose amino-acid sequence MSPKNFALIVLACLVKDAFHHVDAAPSITRDDLTAETAEDLKLNPTAGQIETPLIDGTRSTSTTEHEMLAKGPLSSIVSGGGSGETTSTAPATDFGGSTLPFGGLPTGIPGAGALSPSTLQGNGGGQSPTLILGGFSAFVIPMRGMNMANMASMLTAGQQLGQMLPKPGGS is encoded by the exons ATGTCACCCAAGAATTTCGCGCTGATCGTGTTGGCGTGCCTCGTCAAGG atGCTTTCCATCATGTGGATGCCGCTCCATCAATCACACGCGACGATTTAACTGCT gAAACGGCGGAAGACCTAAAGCTGAACCCGACAGCTGGCCAAATCGAAACGCCACTGATTGACGGCACGCGTTCCACCTCGACCACGGAACACGAAATGTTGGCCAAAGGTCCGCTTTCCAGTATCGTAtccggcggcggcagcggcgaaACAACATCGACCGCGCCCGCCACCGATTTTGGGGGATCAACACTACCGTTCGGGGGCTTGCCAACCGGGATTCCCGGGGCTGGGGCGCTGTCGCCGTCGACCCTGCAAGGAAACGGTGGCGGTCAGAGCCCGACGCTAATTTTAGGAGGGTTTTCCGCTTTTGTCATACCTATGCGTGGCATGAACATGGCAAACATGGCGTCGATGCTCACCGCCGGACAGCAGCTGGGTCAAATGCTGCCTAAACCCGGTGGTAGTTAA
- the LOC132916976 gene encoding serine proteinase stubble-like isoform X1, with protein sequence MSLPICVLLSFAWMLLVSSSLAAHPPSPCPDTFSYEGSEPENNRWYGEISLRTDESLVGIRLDVELDRQADLMVSWMGEITTNDNMKFTVLNLNQKLKPGPPVLSRIMVKFNRSTGSPKLRFIRLNGRKICPEDSSYSSGYEEETRPSQRPPQSTRRPDPEFGANPDKYPISSGNTNHQDKDQYPVNGVNNNHRDKENPIRPGSEYSPQDGRPTTTEGTYTTRKTNRGTTTTTTTVPRNPYELQGNGNGNGNGNNRPNTVTLQASSTDPNSEINGVINGLLQNQNSRNKTVIITVIDENHNNRPNVGTGGGRPEISDSGSTTRPNVGNNRPTAQQTNQKPNGNQQINGSGSSGSYTGSVNSLSSRGPSCGEVKMAVPLVTAGQSTYRGQWPWHVALYLIEGINLSYHCGGSLVSKNKIITAAHCVTHKLNDAVLNSTKIVVYLGKYHQLQYSDELGVQIKQVVQIKVFPSYNSSSYFGDIAILTLSSDAEFTSYVTPVCLWEKRSDSLDDIVDKDGTVVGWGFDENNTPTEELKMAKMPVVSQETCLWSYPQFYSEFTSDRTFCAGFRNGTSVCNGDSGGGMVFLENHRWYLRGIVSLTVAKDGLRVCDTKHYVVFTDVAKYLDFVWKNLQ encoded by the exons ATG TCTTTACCGATATGTGTACTATTGTCGTTTGCATGGATGCTGTTGGTGAGTTCGTCTTTGGCTGCCCATCCACCGTCACCTTGCCCGGACACATTCTCTTATGAAGGATCGGAACCGGAAAACAACAGGTGGTATGGCGAGATATCATTGCGGACTGACGAGAGTCTTGTCGGCATCCGACTGGACGTTGAACTGGACCGACAAGCAGATTTAATGGTa TCATGGATGGGAGAGATAACGACAAACGACAATATGAAATTCACTGTATTGAACTTAAACCAAAAACTGAAGCCCGGACCCCCTGTGTTGTCTAGGATCATGGTTAAGTTCAACCGGTCGACAGGAAGTCCAAAATTGCGGTTCATCCGACTTAACGGCCGTAAAATCTGCCCTGAAGATTCCA GTTACAGTTCCGGGTACGAAGAGGAAACCCGACCCTCACAAAGGCCACCACAGAGTACCAGAAGACCTGATCCCGAGTTTGGTGCCAATCCAGATAAATATCCGATAAGCAGTGGTAATACCAATCATCAAGACAAGGACCAGTATCCGGTTAACGGCGTCAACAATAACCACCGTGACAAAGAAAATCCTATCAGACCAGGATCGGAATATTCGCCACAGGATGGCCGTCCGACGACCACCGAAGGAACTTACACGACTCGGAAGACAAACAGGGGAACGACAACTACAACAACGACGGTGCCCCGAAATCCCTATGAACTGCAGGGCAACGGAAATGGAAACGGCAACGGCAACAATAGACCGAACACGGTAACGTTGCAGGCCAGCAGCACCGACCCGAACAGTGAAATAAACGGTGTCATCAACGGGCTGCTGCAGAACCAGAACAGTAGAAACAAGACCGTCATCATAACCGTCATCGACGAGAACCACAATAACCGACCAAATGTTGGTACCGGTGGTGGTCGACCGGAAATTTCGGACAGTGGAAGTACGACTAGGCCGAATGTAGGAAATAACAGACCAACCGCTCAGCAGACCAACCAAAAGCCCAACGGAAACCAACAGATCAACGGTAGCGGAAGCAGTGGATCTTATACAGG CTCTGTCAACTCGCTTTCGTCTAGAGGTCCCTCGTGCGGCGAAGTCAAGATGGCCGTGCCGCTGGTGACCGCTGGACAGTCCACGTACAGGGGACAATGGCCCTGGCACGTGGCGCTTTATTTGATCGAAGGCATAAACTTGAGCTACCATTGCGGCGGGTCGCTCGTGTCCAAGAATAAAATCATTACGG CGGCTCATTGCGTAACACACAAACTAAATGACGCAGTCCTTAATTCAACCAAAATAGTCGTCTACCTCGGAAAATACCATCAGCTTCAGTACAGTGACGAGCTGGGCGTCCAGATCAAACAG GTCGTCCAGATAAAGGTATTCCCGTCTTACAACAGCAGCTCATACTTCGGAGACATAGCTATATTGACGCTGTCCTCGGACGCCGAATTCACAAGCTACGTGACCCCTGTGTGCCTTTGGGAAAAGAGGTCTGACAGTTTGGACGACATCGTTGACAAAGACGGAacg GTCGTCGGTTGGGGCTTTGACGAAAACAACACACCGACCGAAGAACTGAAAATGGCCAAGATGCCGGTTGTATCACAGGAAACGTGCCTCTGGAGCTACCCGCAATTTTATTCAGAATTTACTTCCGATAGAACGTTTTGCGCCGGCTTCAGAAATG GGACAAGCGTATGCAACGGAGACAGTGGCGGTGGCATGGTATTCTTGGAGAACCATAGGTGGTACCTAAGAGGTATCGTGTCCCTGACGGTGGCCAAAGACGGACTGCGGGTATGCGACACTAAACATTACGTGGTGTTCACGGACGTGGCCAAGTACTTGGATTTCGTCTGGAAGAATTTACAATGA
- the LOC132916980 gene encoding uncharacterized protein LOC132916980 isoform X2 — translation MSKFILVMTFVYAVLCSMQKNAFHHVDAAPSITRDDLTAETAEDLKLNPTAGQIETPLIDGTRSTSTTEHEMLAKGPLSSIVSGGGSGETTSTAPATDFGGSTLPFGGLPTGIPGAGALSPSTLQGNGGGQSPTLILGGFSAFVIPMRGMNMANMASMLTAGQQLGQMLPKPGGS, via the exons ATGTCGAAATTCATACTGGTTATGACATTCGTTTACGCAGTACTGTGTAGTAtgcaaaaaa atGCTTTCCATCATGTGGATGCCGCTCCATCAATCACACGCGACGATTTAACTGCT gAAACGGCGGAAGACCTAAAGCTGAACCCGACAGCTGGCCAAATCGAAACGCCACTGATTGACGGCACGCGTTCCACCTCGACCACGGAACACGAAATGTTGGCCAAAGGTCCGCTTTCCAGTATCGTAtccggcggcggcagcggcgaaACAACATCGACCGCGCCCGCCACCGATTTTGGGGGATCAACACTACCGTTCGGGGGCTTGCCAACCGGGATTCCCGGGGCTGGGGCGCTGTCGCCGTCGACCCTGCAAGGAAACGGTGGCGGTCAGAGCCCGACGCTAATTTTAGGAGGGTTTTCCGCTTTTGTCATACCTATGCGTGGCATGAACATGGCAAACATGGCGTCGATGCTCACCGCCGGACAGCAGCTGGGTCAAATGCTGCCTAAACCCGGTGGTAGTTAA
- the LOC132916978 gene encoding serine-rich adhesin for platelets-like — MHVNIAVVLFAVATLLQQSHCIPTHRYVRETGGEGQDWTTRIKEYLNKIPGYGSSSSESQSPSAGTESAAGTESAASEIHSSVATKEGSTSSSGFPSYTDYMPSQLSQYQNSFPNPSQFSQYQNQFPNPSQFSQYFNSNSGSSGAAAGTAGAASEPQAAIAAKEGSTSSSGFPSYTDYMPSQLSQYQNSFPNPSQFTQYFNSKPGSSGAAAGTAGAASEPQAAIAAKEGSTSSSGFPSYTDYMPSQLSQYQNSFPNPSQFTQYFNSKPGSSGAAAGTAGAASEPQAAIAAKEGSTSSSGFPSYTDYMPSQLSQYQNSFPNPSQFSQYFNSKPGSSGAAAGTAGAASEPQAAIAAKEGSTSSSGFPSYTDYMPSQLSQYQNSFPNPSQFTQYFNSKPGSSGAAAGTAGAASEPQAAIAAKEGSSSSSGFPSYTDYMPSQLSQYQNSFPNPSQFSQYFNSKPGSSGAAAGTAGAASEPQAAIAAKEGSTSSSGFPSYTDYMPSQLSQYQNSFPNPSQFSQYQNQIPQSMNPGQYFNSKPTGA; from the exons ATGCACGTGAACATTGCAGTCGTCCTGTTCGCAGTGGCGACGCTACTTCAGCAATCTCACT gtataccaaCGCATCGTTATGTTAGAGAAACTGGTGGAGAAGGACAAGATTGGACCACTAGAATCAAAGAATATTTAAACAAGATTCCAGGCTACGGATCATCATCTTCTGAATCACAATCACCGTCTGCAGGAACTGAATCGGCTGCAGGAACTGAATCAGCTGCATCCGAGATACATTCTTCAGTCGCAACTAAAGAAGGCTCCACCTCTTCATCTGGGTTCCCTTCATACACAGATTACATGCCAAGTCAATTAAGCCAATACCAGAACAGCTTCCCTAATCCAAGTCAATTTAGTCAATATCAGAATCAATTCCCCAACCCAAGTCAATTCAGCCAATACTTCAATTCCAATTCTGGTAGTTCTGGTGCCGCTGCTGGTACTGCCGGAGCCGCATCCGAACCACAAGCTGCAATAGCCGCCAAAGAAGGAAGCACATCTTCATCCGGATTCCCATCCTACACAGACTACATGCCGAGTCAATTAAGTCAATACCAGAACAGCTTCCCGAACCCAAGTCAGTTTACCCAATATTTTAACTCCAAACCTGGTAGTTCCGGCGCTGCTGCTGGTACTGCTGGAGCCGCATCTGAACCACAAGCTGCAATAGCCGCTAAAGAAGGAAGCACATCCTCATCTGGATTCCCATCTTACACAGACTACATGCCAAGTCAATTAAGTCAATACCAGAACAGCTTCCCAAACCCAAGTCAGTTTACCCAATATTTTAACTCCAAACCTGGTAGTTCCGGCGCTGCTGCTGGTACTGCTGGAGCCGCATCCGAACCACAAGCTGCAATAGCCGCTAAAGAAGGAAGCACATCCTCATCCGGATTCCCTTCTTACACAGACTACATGCCCAGTCAATTAAGTCAATACCAGAACAGCTTCCCGAACCCAAGTCAATTTAGCCAATATTTTAACTCCAAACCTGGTAGTTCCGGTGCTGCTGCTGGTACTGCTGGAGCCGCATCTGAACCACAAGCTGCAATAGCCGCTAAAGAAGGAAGCACATCCTCATCTGGATTCCCATCTTACACAGACTACATGCCGAGTCAATTAAGTCAATACCAGAACAGCTTCCCGAACCCAAGTCAGTTTACCCAATATTTTAACTCCAAACCTGGTAGTTCCGGCGCTGCTGCTGGTACTGCTGGAGCCGCATCCGAACCACAAGCTGCAATAGCCGCTAAAGAAGGAAGCTCATCCTCATCCGGATTCCCTTCTTACACAGACTACATGCCCAGTCAATTAAGTCAATACCAGAACAGCTTCCCGAACCCAAGTCAATTTAGCCAATATTTTAACTCCAAACCTGGTAGTTCCGGTGCTGCTGCTGGTACTGCTGGAGCCGCATCTGAACCACAAGCTGCAATAGCCGCTAAAGAAGGAAGCACATCTTCATCCGGATTCCCATCCTACACAGACTACATGCCGAGTCAATTAAGTCAATACCAAAACAGCTTCCCGAATCCAAGTCAGTTTAGCCAGTACCAGAACCAAATTCCTCAATCGATGAACCCTGGTCAATACTTTAATTCAAAACCTACTGGTGCATAA
- the LOC132916981 gene encoding uncharacterized protein LOC132916981, with protein sequence MVINSSVVLFVVAMVLQHSHCKPTHRFVRENSNEDEPRINRIKEYLSQLQGYGPFGSTSQSQSSSTPTHQPDSSTSYQPDLLTSNQQETAAGPEPEETKVQPSIMARDGSTSSTGFPSYTNYMPSQLSQYQNQIPNPSQFSQYQNQIPQSINPGHYLNSNSAGGSGTGQGQ encoded by the exons ATGGTCATTAATAGTTCAGTTGTATTGTTCGTTGTTGCGATGGTTCTCCAGCATTCCCATT GTAAACCAACACATCGATTCGTTAGAGAAAATAGCAACGAAGATGAGCCTAGGATCAATAGAATTAAAGAATATCTAAGCCAGTTACAAGGATATGGACCATTTGGCTCTACATCTCAATCGCAATCGTCTTCAACACCAACACATCAGCCAGATTCATCAACATCATACCAGCCAGATTTATTAACATCAAATCAACAAGAGACCGCAGCTGGGCCTGAACCAGAAGAAACTAAGGTACAGCCTTCCATAATGGCTAGAGACGGAAGCACTTCATCAACTGGATTCCCGTCCTATACAAATTACATGCCGAGTCAATTAAGTcaatatcaaaatcaaattcCCAACCCAAGTCAATTTAGCCAGTACCAGAACCAAATACCACAATCGATAAACCCAGGTCATTACTTGAATTCCAATTCTGCAGGTGGATCAGGTACAGGTCAAGGTCAATAA